In the Rubrivivax gelatinosus IL144 genome, GCATCGACCGCATCGTCGACCCGGCCCACGAAGGCGCCGACCACGACGACGAGGATCCCGACCTGGACTTCATCGAAGCCGCGGCGCCCGACCCGCTGGACGAGGAAGCCGAGGTCGAGGACGAATCGGCCGACCCGGTCGGTGACGGCCGCTCCGACGCCGCGGCCGCCGCGACCCAGCCGCCGGTGCCGGGGCGCACGCCGCCGGTCTCGCCCGACGACCTGGATGCCGATCTGCCGGCGGAAAACGACCCGCCGACGACGGACGACCCGGACGCGGACGCCGAAGCGCGCGAACCGGGCCGGGGTTGAGAAAGAGGGCGGGGCGCCTCGGCGCCCCGCGGCCGTTCAGGCCGTGCGCGCGCGCGCCGCGTCGCGCAGCGTGCGGATCTGGGCGTGGTTGCGCCTGACGCCTTCGAACTGGCGTTCGACGACGCTGCGCGCGTCGCCCGGCAGGTCCTCGGCGAGCGCGGCACGGTAGCGCTCGAGCGCCGTGTCCTCGCCGCGCTCGCATTCCTCGAGCATCGCCAGGTCGCTGTAGCCGGCCAGCGTGCCCTTCACCGCGACCCAGCCGCGGTGCATGGCGCCGGTGGCCGAGCCGCCGTCCTCGGCCGTGCCGCCGTACTGCACGACCAGGGTCTGCAGTTCGGCCGCGCCCTGGCGGCACTCGTCGGCGCGGGCCAGGAAGACCTGCTTGAGCTGCGCGTCGCGCACGTGTTCGGCGCTGGTGCGAAAGCCGTATTCGCCGTCCTTGCTGGTCTCGATCAGCCGGTTCAGGCTGTCGACGACGTCCTTGCGGTCCATCATGGGAAGTCCTTTCGTTCGCGGTGAGCCGCGGCAACGGCCACGGCATCTCGCCAACGTCGGCAGGCCGCGTTCCCGCGGCCGCGAAAGGTCATGGACGACGGCCGTCGATCGCCTGGCGCAGCGCGCGCACCAGCTCCTCGGGTGTGCAGGGCTTGGCCAGCACCGGGAAACCGTGGCCGTCCTGCAGCGCGCTGCTGAAGCCGCTGATCAGCACCACCGGCAGCTGCGGCAGGCAGCGGCGCAGCTCGCGCGCCAGCGCGATGCCGTCCATGTCGCCCGGCATCACGACGTCCGAGAGCACGACGTCGAGCCGGCGGCCGTCGCCGACCAGGGCCAGCGCTTCCTCGGGGCTGCGTGCGCGCACGACGCGGCAGCCCAGCGAATCGAGCAGGCCGGCGGTGACGTCGGCCAGTTCGGGGTTGTCCTCGACCAGCAGCACGCGCACGCCGTACAGCCCGCCTTCGGGCAGCGGCGCCGGCGCCGGGCCGACGCCGGCCTCGTCCTCGCCGGCGGCCGGCAGCAGCAGCGTCACCGTCGTGCCCAGCCCTCGCGTGCTGGCGATCGCCGCGCGGCCGCCGGCCTGGGCGCAGAAGCCGTGCACCTGGATCAGGCCCAGCCCGGTGCCCTTGCCGACGCCCTTGGTCGTGAAGAAGGGCTCGAACACCCGGTGGGCGATGGCCTCGTCGATGCCGCTGCCGTCGTCGCTGACCATGATCTGCACGTAGGGCCCGGGTGGCAGCTCGGCGGCATCGCCTTCGGCGGCGTCGCGCGCCTCGATCCAGACGTGGCCGCCGGCGGGCAGGGCGTCGCGGGCGTTGAGCGCCAGGTTGATCAGCGCCAGCTCGAGCTCGCTGGAATCGACGTGGATGCCCGCGGTGCCCGGCGCCACCGTGACCGAGAGTTCGCAGCGTTTGCCCAGCACGACGCGGATCAGCTCCTGCGACTCGGCGAGATAGCGCGCGAGCTCGATGCGCGTCGGCCGCGTCGGGTGGCGGCCCGAGAAGCGCAGCAGGTGCTGGGTGAGCCGGCTGCCGACCTCGACCGCGCGCAGCGTCGCGGCCACTGGCGCCTGGATCTCGGGCGTGGTGGCGCGGCGCTGGATCAGGTGGGCGCTGTTGCTGATCACGCCCAGCAGGTTGTTGAAGTCGTGCGCGACGCCGCCGGTCAGCCGGCCCAGCGCCTCCACGCGCTGGCTCAGCGAGACACGCTGCTCGGCCTGGCGCGTGCGCGCCACCGCGTCGGCGACCTGGCGCTCGAGGTCGGCCTGGGCGTGCTGGATGGACTCGGCGGCCTCGGCCAGCGCGGCGGCGACGTCGTCGCACTCGGCCAGGCCGGTCGTGCGGTGGGCCACCGGCTGGCCGGCGCGCATGCGCGCCGCCGCCTCCTTCAGCGAGTTCACCGGGCCGACGATGCGCCGCGCGACGAAGAGCGCGCCGGCTACGGCCAGCCCCAGCAGCAGCAGCGCGCCGGCGCCCAGCTGCAGCACCGCCGGCGGCAGCGAGCCGGCGATCGCCGGCTGCGGCATCGCCGCCATGTAGGTCCAGCCTTGCACGGATTTGCTGAAAAAACCGCGCACCGGCACGCCGTCCAGCGACACCGAGTCGAAGAAGCCTTCGCGGTCGCGCGAGAGCCGCGCCAGGATGTCCGGCGTCGCCCGGCGTCCGGCGTGCTGGATGCCGCCCGGATGGCGCGCGACGACCGAGCCGTCGGCGTCGAGGATCGTGCCCAGCCAGCCCGGCGGCAGGCTCTGGCGGTCGATGATGCGCTGCAGCTCCTCGGGCAGGATCGTCATCTCGAGGTTGGCGACGACGCGGCCGTCGCGCACGACCGGCTGCACGACGCGGGCATGCGGGCCGGACGCCGCCGCGCTCGTCGCCAGCGGCCGCACCGCGGCGGCCTGGGCGAGGTCGGGGGCCGAGGCGCCGGAGGGCGGCGCATCGGGCGCGTCGCGCGTGCTCAGCACGACG is a window encoding:
- a CDS encoding ferritin-like domain-containing protein, translated to MMDRKDVVDSLNRLIETSKDGEYGFRTSAEHVRDAQLKQVFLARADECRQGAAELQTLVVQYGGTAEDGGSATGAMHRGWVAVKGTLAGYSDLAMLEECERGEDTALERYRAALAEDLPGDARSVVERQFEGVRRNHAQIRTLRDAARARTA
- a CDS encoding hybrid sensor histidine kinase/response regulator, coding for MPSISIRSRLLLLVLAVLLPAVAAAALVIARTWAAERAALERNLRDTARALSTVIDREIDQRATIVRVLATARSLENAPYLTPEQRRVFDRQARRAIDGMDGWVELTDGEHVVLSTRDAPDAPPSGASAPDLAQAAAVRPLATSAAASGPHARVVQPVVRDGRVVANLEMTILPEELQRIIDRQSLPPGWLGTILDADGSVVARHPGGIQHAGRRATPDILARLSRDREGFFDSVSLDGVPVRGFFSKSVQGWTYMAAMPQPAIAGSLPPAVLQLGAGALLLLGLAVAGALFVARRIVGPVNSLKEAAARMRAGQPVAHRTTGLAECDDVAAALAEAAESIQHAQADLERQVADAVARTRQAEQRVSLSQRVEALGRLTGGVAHDFNNLLGVISNSAHLIQRRATTPEIQAPVAATLRAVEVGSRLTQHLLRFSGRHPTRPTRIELARYLAESQELIRVVLGKRCELSVTVAPGTAGIHVDSSELELALINLALNARDALPAGGHVWIEARDAAEGDAAELPPGPYVQIMVSDDGSGIDEAIAHRVFEPFFTTKGVGKGTGLGLIQVHGFCAQAGGRAAIASTRGLGTTVTLLLPAAGEDEAGVGPAPAPLPEGGLYGVRVLLVEDNPELADVTAGLLDSLGCRVVRARSPEEALALVGDGRRLDVVLSDVVMPGDMDGIALARELRRCLPQLPVVLISGFSSALQDGHGFPVLAKPCTPEELVRALRQAIDGRRP